One window from the genome of Thermus islandicus DSM 21543 encodes:
- a CDS encoding diguanylate cyclase, translating to MALVYTVVALASFLVGLLLGFLGYADPYILPWFMIAVAVVASVHGLPWGLLASALSASALALFPQFSGVALALLLLSALLAHQVGEGLRRAHRRAKSLARLERLLASALEALPQAEDREALLKSLPERLVALGESGHVGVWVPQGSGFRRLASQPPMGLDWIPGTGVVGRAFREGRPVHIPDVRKEPSYIAPLGQEALSELALPLFERGEAVAVLNLERQKPFLPEEVEGLTRFAQAVSLQLSRLADLKERRILAELAEGLARADTLEEAAEGALALLVTSLGLESGTLWEARGARMQALASHGVREASLLQVLAEGLPFGVGLAWRVYETGSPLFTARYPEESQGVPALQALDWRTLAALPVPSQGAPRSRRVLVLGQREARPWRRAEVDLLLSACRTLSLGLERLTERARHQAVNRLFLDLLEKPLEALYPEVLEVAVRYVPGAEAGSLLVLEEGVYRFRAAVGYDLEGLKGVTFGLEAQLLWYGQGKEEALRGEPRVLSATERPIAEISHETAPPEVIDTAGRATEIQANLCLPIPHKGQVLAYLNLDNLHDPRAFGEDSLRAARFFAAPLATLLHESQTRKLLEEAALTDPLTGLPNRRAFEQTFLEELKRAERYGYPLSLAVLDLTGFKKLNDRLGHAVGDLALRRVAEALLGERRNGDKIFRWGGDEFAALFPHTGKEGAIKAAFRYAEAIGKLCFDGLCLGVNIGLATFPEDGKTADELLSAADTRMYQAKARGVAVLA from the coding sequence ATGGCCCTGGTCTATACGGTCGTCGCCCTGGCCTCCTTTCTCGTGGGGCTTCTCCTAGGGTTCCTGGGCTACGCCGACCCCTACATCCTCCCCTGGTTCATGATCGCGGTGGCGGTGGTGGCCAGCGTGCACGGCCTCCCCTGGGGGCTTCTGGCCAGCGCCCTCTCCGCAAGCGCCCTAGCCCTCTTTCCCCAGTTCAGCGGGGTAGCCCTGGCCCTCCTCCTCCTCTCGGCCCTCCTCGCCCACCAGGTGGGGGAAGGCCTGCGGAGGGCCCACCGCCGGGCCAAAAGCCTGGCCCGACTAGAGAGGCTCCTGGCCTCGGCCCTCGAGGCCCTCCCCCAGGCGGAGGACCGGGAGGCCCTTCTAAAAAGCCTTCCGGAGCGCCTCGTTGCCCTAGGGGAAAGCGGGCACGTGGGGGTCTGGGTGCCCCAGGGGAGCGGTTTTCGTCGGCTTGCCAGCCAACCCCCCATGGGCCTGGACTGGATTCCGGGAACCGGGGTGGTGGGCCGGGCCTTCCGGGAGGGGCGGCCCGTCCACATCCCCGACGTGCGCAAGGAGCCGAGCTACATCGCCCCCCTCGGTCAGGAGGCGCTTTCCGAGCTCGCCCTGCCCCTCTTTGAGCGGGGCGAGGCGGTGGCGGTGCTGAACCTGGAGCGCCAAAAGCCCTTCCTCCCTGAGGAGGTGGAGGGCCTCACCCGCTTCGCCCAGGCCGTCAGCCTCCAGCTTTCCCGCCTGGCGGACCTCAAGGAGCGCAGGATCCTGGCCGAGCTTGCCGAAGGGTTGGCGAGGGCCGATACCCTGGAGGAGGCGGCGGAGGGAGCCCTCGCCCTTCTCGTAACCTCCTTGGGCCTGGAGTCGGGGACCCTCTGGGAAGCCCGGGGAGCGCGGATGCAGGCCCTCGCCTCCCACGGCGTGCGGGAAGCAAGCCTCCTTCAAGTGCTGGCGGAGGGCCTGCCCTTTGGGGTGGGCCTCGCCTGGCGGGTCTACGAGACGGGAAGCCCGCTCTTCACCGCCCGCTACCCCGAGGAAAGCCAGGGGGTTCCCGCCCTCCAGGCCCTGGACTGGCGTACCCTCGCCGCCCTGCCCGTCCCCTCCCAAGGCGCCCCGAGAAGCCGCAGGGTGCTGGTCCTGGGCCAGCGGGAAGCGCGCCCTTGGCGCAGGGCGGAGGTGGACCTCCTCCTTTCTGCCTGCCGCACCCTGAGCCTGGGGCTGGAGCGCCTTACAGAAAGAGCCCGGCACCAAGCGGTGAACCGCCTCTTCCTGGACCTTTTGGAAAAGCCTCTGGAGGCGCTTTACCCGGAGGTCTTGGAGGTGGCCGTTCGGTATGTGCCCGGGGCGGAGGCGGGGAGCCTCCTCGTGCTGGAGGAGGGCGTCTACCGGTTCCGGGCGGCGGTGGGGTACGACCTGGAGGGCCTCAAGGGGGTGACCTTCGGCCTCGAGGCCCAGCTCCTCTGGTACGGCCAGGGCAAGGAGGAGGCCCTGAGGGGCGAGCCCCGGGTCCTGAGCGCCACGGAGCGCCCCATCGCCGAGATCAGCCACGAGACCGCCCCCCCCGAGGTCATAGACACCGCGGGAAGGGCCACGGAGATCCAGGCCAACCTCTGCCTCCCCATTCCCCATAAGGGCCAGGTCCTGGCCTACCTGAACCTGGACAACCTCCACGACCCCCGGGCCTTCGGCGAGGATTCCCTGCGCGCGGCCCGCTTCTTCGCCGCCCCTCTCGCCACCCTGCTCCACGAAAGCCAGACCCGCAAGCTCCTGGAGGAGGCCGCCCTCACCGACCCCCTCACGGGCCTCCCCAACCGGAGGGCCTTTGAGCAGACCTTCCTGGAGGAGCTGAAGCGGGCCGAGCGCTACGGCTACCCTCTTTCCCTGGCCGTTTTGGACCTTACGGGCTTCAAGAAGCTGAACGACCGACTGGGCCACGCCGTGGGGGACCTCGCCTTAAGGAGGGTGGCCGAGGCCCTCCTGGGGGAAAGGCGGAACGGGGACAAGATTTTCCGCTGGGGCGGGGACGAGTTCGCCGCCCTCTTTCCCCACACCGGGAAGGAAGGGGCTATAAAGGCCGCCTTCCGCTACGCCGAGGCCATCGGGAAACTCTGCTTTGACGGCCTCTGCCTCGGGGTCAACATCGGCCTCGCCACCTTCCCCGAGGATGGGAAAACGGCGGACGAGCTCCTCTCCGCCGCCGACACCCGCATGTACCAGGCCAAGGCCCGGGGGGTCGCGGTGCTGGCCTAG
- a CDS encoding TA system VapC family ribonuclease toxin: MDLLDLNVWFALLVPEHPFHPRARAYWEEASDPFLVRVTALGLLRLLTNAKAMGGRPLGVREAWEVYWELRLSSRVPLLEEPEGLDEALADLVRGGLSPRLWTDAYLAAFALAGGHRLVTLDQDFRRFPGLEVLRLSP; encoded by the coding sequence GTGGACCTGCTGGACCTTAACGTCTGGTTCGCCCTCTTGGTGCCCGAGCACCCCTTCCACCCCCGGGCCCGGGCTTACTGGGAGGAGGCTTCCGATCCCTTCCTGGTCCGGGTCACGGCCTTGGGCCTCCTCCGCCTCCTGACGAACGCCAAGGCCATGGGCGGCAGGCCCTTGGGGGTGAGGGAGGCCTGGGAGGTCTATTGGGAGCTGCGCTTGAGCTCGAGGGTTCCTCTTTTGGAAGAGCCCGAGGGCCTGGACGAGGCCCTGGCCGACCTGGTCCGCGGAGGGCTTTCTCCCCGCCTCTGGACGGACGCCTACCTGGCGGCCTTCGCCCTGGCGGGGGGCCACCGCTTGGTGACCTTGGACCAGGACTTTCGGCGCTTTCCCGGGCTCGAGGTCCTTCGCCTTTCCCCTTGA
- the hemG gene encoding protoporphyrinogen oxidase, giving the protein MAQVAVVGGGWAGLSAALALKEAGADFLLLEATLRLGGKVRTLRQGGFLVEGGPDASVRYKKEVLELAQAFGLEPIGTLPQKPSAFILRKGKAHPLPEGLLQLVPGDLRALAKTPLLSFPGKLRALLDLLLPRGSKEDEPLREFVERRLGPEVYNALVAPLAGGIYGGEPDVLSMRAAFPQLWALEQTHRSLLLGAMRERRKRGSREGGSLFFSFPEGLSALTQRMAEALGERVLLATPLLFLEPQRGRYRLHTPKGTLEAEAVVLATPAPQAAGLLRPFLPEATALLKGIPHAPAATVSLAFPEELPLEGHGLLVAAGEGYRVRGFTWTHRKWPHRAPEGVSLVRAYLSGEEARLSEAALARLALEDLRRFLGLEVRPSYTYVFRFPEGMPSYRVGHLERVGRLEMALLKAPGLFLAGNYLTGVGLPEVVGSGRRAAERALAYLALAPTP; this is encoded by the coding sequence GTGGCTCAGGTAGCCGTGGTGGGTGGGGGGTGGGCGGGGCTTTCCGCCGCCTTGGCCCTGAAGGAGGCGGGGGCGGACTTCCTCCTCCTGGAGGCCACCCTCCGCCTCGGGGGCAAGGTGCGCACCCTGCGGCAGGGGGGCTTCCTGGTGGAGGGCGGCCCTGACGCCAGCGTGCGCTACAAAAAGGAGGTGCTGGAGCTCGCCCAGGCCTTCGGCCTCGAGCCCATAGGCACCCTGCCCCAAAAGCCCTCCGCCTTCATCCTGCGCAAGGGGAAGGCCCACCCCCTCCCCGAGGGCCTCCTCCAGCTGGTGCCGGGGGACCTCCGCGCCCTGGCCAAAACCCCCCTCCTCTCCTTCCCCGGGAAGCTCCGGGCCCTTCTGGACCTCCTCCTCCCCCGGGGGAGCAAGGAGGACGAGCCCTTAAGGGAGTTTGTGGAAAGGCGGCTTGGCCCTGAGGTCTATAACGCCCTGGTGGCCCCCCTGGCCGGGGGGATCTACGGCGGGGAGCCCGACGTGCTCTCCATGCGGGCGGCCTTTCCCCAGCTCTGGGCCCTGGAGCAAACCCACCGGAGCCTCCTCCTCGGGGCCATGCGGGAGAGGAGGAAGCGGGGAAGCCGCGAGGGAGGCAGCCTCTTCTTCTCCTTCCCCGAAGGGCTTTCCGCCCTCACCCAGAGGATGGCGGAGGCCCTGGGGGAGAGGGTCCTCCTCGCCACCCCGCTCCTTTTCCTGGAGCCCCAAAGGGGGCGCTACCGCCTCCACACCCCCAAGGGGACCCTCGAGGCCGAGGCCGTGGTCCTGGCCACCCCGGCCCCCCAGGCGGCGGGCCTCCTAAGGCCCTTCCTCCCCGAGGCCACCGCCCTCCTCAAGGGCATCCCCCACGCCCCGGCCGCCACGGTGAGCCTGGCCTTCCCCGAGGAGCTCCCCCTGGAGGGCCACGGCCTCCTCGTCGCGGCGGGCGAGGGGTACCGGGTCCGAGGCTTCACCTGGACCCACCGGAAGTGGCCCCACCGGGCCCCGGAGGGCGTTAGCCTGGTCCGGGCCTACCTCTCGGGAGAGGAAGCGCGGCTTTCCGAGGCGGCGCTCGCCCGCCTGGCCCTGGAGGACCTGAGGCGCTTCCTGGGCCTCGAGGTGCGCCCCAGCTACACCTACGTCTTCCGCTTTCCCGAGGGGATGCCGAGCTACCGCGTGGGCCACCTGGAGCGGGTAGGGCGCCTGGAGATGGCTCTCCTCAAGGCCCCGGGCCTCTTTCTGGCGGGAAACTACCTGACGGGGGTGGGCCTCCCCGAGGTGGTGGGCTCCGGGAGGAGGGCCGCGGAAAGGGCCCTCGCCTACCTGGCCCTGGCCCCTACCCCCTAG
- the hemE gene encoding uroporphyrinogen decarboxylase translates to MGGVNDLLLRAARGEPTPRPPVWFMRQAGRYQKAYQEIRKRYTLPEIVENPEVCAEVTLLPVRELGVDAAILFADITTPLYGMGVSLSLVEGKGPVIHEPIRDEKGVEALRPLVPEEAVPFVLEAIRILKRELRVPLIGFAGAPFTLASYLVEGGPSRRFLTVKAFMYREEALWHRLMARLAEAMARYLRAQAEAGADLLQVFDSWVGALSPADYRRYVRPHMEGLFRALKPLGVPVIHFGVGTMGFLQEMQGAGGDVLGLDHHTPLPWAREVLGKTPVQGNLDPAVLLAPKEVIRREVLRILQENAGRPGHIFNLGHGILPGTPAENVAYVVELVKEVSA, encoded by the coding sequence ATGGGGGGCGTGAACGACCTCCTCCTAAGGGCCGCCCGGGGCGAGCCCACCCCCAGGCCCCCCGTCTGGTTCATGCGCCAGGCAGGCCGCTACCAGAAGGCCTACCAGGAGATCCGCAAGCGCTACACCCTCCCCGAGATCGTGGAAAACCCGGAGGTCTGCGCCGAGGTCACCCTCCTGCCCGTGCGGGAGCTCGGCGTGGACGCGGCCATCCTCTTCGCCGACATCACCACCCCCCTCTACGGCATGGGGGTAAGCCTCTCCCTGGTGGAGGGGAAGGGCCCCGTCATCCACGAGCCCATCCGGGACGAAAAGGGCGTGGAGGCCCTAAGGCCCCTCGTGCCCGAGGAGGCCGTCCCCTTCGTCCTGGAGGCCATAAGGATCCTGAAGCGGGAGCTTAGGGTGCCCCTCATCGGCTTCGCCGGGGCCCCCTTCACCCTGGCGAGCTACCTGGTGGAGGGGGGCCCGAGCCGCCGCTTCCTCACGGTGAAGGCCTTCATGTACCGCGAGGAGGCCCTCTGGCACCGCCTCATGGCCAGGCTCGCCGAGGCCATGGCCCGCTACCTGAGGGCCCAGGCGGAGGCGGGGGCCGACCTCCTCCAGGTCTTTGACTCCTGGGTGGGGGCCCTCTCCCCTGCGGACTACCGCCGCTACGTGAGGCCCCACATGGAGGGGCTCTTCCGGGCCCTTAAGCCGCTTGGGGTGCCGGTGATCCACTTCGGGGTGGGGACCATGGGGTTCCTCCAGGAGATGCAGGGGGCGGGGGGGGATGTCCTGGGCCTGGACCACCATACCCCCCTCCCCTGGGCCCGGGAGGTGCTGGGGAAGACCCCGGTCCAGGGGAACCTGGACCCCGCGGTCCTCCTCGCCCCCAAAGAGGTGATCCGGCGGGAGGTCCTGAGGATCCTCCAGGAAAACGCCGGCCGCCCTGGGCACATCTTCAACCTGGGCCACGGCATCCTGCCCGGCACCCCGGCGGAGAACGTGGCCTACGTGGTAGAACTCGTGAAGGAGGTTTCCGCATGA
- the hemH gene encoding ferrochelatase, whose translation MNVLLMAYGTPYAPEEIEPYYTDIRRGKRPPEELLKELSERYEAIGKSPLNEITLAQAIRLQALLNLEAPAYPKRLQGPHPPRTPQGPARVYVGTKHWHPSIGEAVAAMHEDGVRRAVALVAAPHYSLRSVAEYQEKVEAALKALPEPIAFLWVESYEAHPGLIAAYARRLEEAIWRLRDPKRAAYVFTAHSIPLSAVERGDPYPRQVERTAELIAKKLSLPRYHVAYQSAGRTPEPWLGPDINELLGKLKEEGFEEAVVQAVGFPADHLEVYYDLDLEAQATAERVGLRLLRARGLNADLDYIQVLKDLVEAAWLR comes from the coding sequence ATGAACGTCCTTTTGATGGCCTACGGCACCCCCTACGCCCCGGAGGAGATAGAGCCCTACTACACGGATATCCGCCGGGGTAAGCGGCCCCCGGAGGAACTCCTTAAGGAGCTTTCCGAGCGCTACGAGGCCATCGGCAAAAGCCCCCTGAACGAGATCACCCTGGCCCAGGCCATCCGGCTCCAGGCCCTTTTGAACCTCGAGGCCCCCGCCTACCCCAAGCGCCTCCAGGGCCCCCACCCCCCCCGCACCCCCCAAGGCCCGGCGCGGGTCTACGTGGGCACCAAGCACTGGCACCCCTCCATCGGGGAGGCGGTGGCGGCGATGCACGAGGACGGGGTGCGGCGGGCCGTGGCCCTGGTGGCCGCCCCCCACTACTCCTTAAGGAGCGTGGCCGAGTACCAGGAGAAGGTGGAGGCGGCCCTGAAGGCCCTTCCCGAGCCCATAGCGTTCCTCTGGGTGGAGAGCTACGAGGCCCATCCCGGCCTCATCGCCGCCTACGCCAGGAGGCTGGAGGAGGCCATCTGGCGGCTCAGGGATCCCAAGCGGGCCGCCTACGTCTTCACCGCCCACTCCATCCCCCTCTCCGCCGTGGAAAGGGGGGACCCCTACCCAAGGCAGGTGGAGAGGACGGCCGAGCTCATCGCCAAAAAGCTCTCCCTCCCTCGCTACCACGTGGCCTACCAGTCGGCCGGGCGCACCCCGGAGCCCTGGCTCGGCCCCGACATCAACGAGCTTTTGGGGAAGCTCAAGGAGGAGGGGTTTGAGGAGGCGGTGGTCCAGGCGGTGGGCTTCCCCGCCGACCACCTCGAGGTCTACTACGACCTGGACCTCGAGGCCCAGGCCACCGCAGAACGGGTGGGCCTGAGGCTTCTTCGGGCCCGGGGACTGAACGCCGATCTGGACTACATCCAGGTCCTTAAGGACCTGGTGGAGGCGGCGTGGCTCAGGTAG